The window CATTCCAGGTCTTCCAGTCTTATTTTTCAGACTTCTCGTATATGTGTAGAAGCAAGTGTGCCATAGCTGTTGTTTGCCTCTTAGCACTTTATTTAAATGACAGtcagttttgcattttctgcttgaCTGTTTCTACAGTCTGacatttccttctcctgagGAGTGGTTTTCAAGTCACACATAATGGTAATATCACCCTAAACTGCTCTATAGCCCATGTCAGCTTCTCTTTCCTCATTTTAAGAGTTACTTACAACTTTCACGCCCTGCCAGCTTGctcttattaattttaaaagttacttaaAACCTTCTAGATATCATGTCCAGCAGCTTGACTCTTTTATAGTTAAGATGAAATCTGTTCCTCCAGAGTGTTTGGACACTCTGCACCAGATGTGTCCCAAATTCCTGAAGAACTAGAAATCTGGATCCTTACTCCATCTTCTCAGCCAGGTGCTACAATGCTGCCTTCTCATTTCTCCCTCCAGTCCTGCAGAGCGTACTGGGCTCATTTCTGGAATTGCCACCTGGTCACCTACTTCCTACCTACGAGCTTCCATTTTGCCACTAAAACTTCTCTCCACCCTTCCCATTCTTGTTGGTAACCACATGGACTAATACATCAGTAGATAATTTGCACATATCAAATAGATCTGTTGATTAGTGCAATCGACATGTTTTCAGGGTGCAACCATTTCCTGACCAAAACTCCTCAGGCAGAAAACTTAACAGCACGGAGTTCTTCTTGAGTGCCACCTTCTTTTAAAGACTGCTTTAAAATCAGCTTAGTTTAATACTATACTAAGTATGACAGCTCCTTAACATTTTAGTAATTCAAATAGTAATGCACGAGTAGGTGTGAAAATGAGGTTACCAGACAGAACAGACCAGATATTGACCGCAGTTAGGATGAATATTTAGGGTGACTTCCTCATTTACCTAAAACTTTACTTTACAAAGCAGGGGTAGTAGCAGCAAAAAACCTCAATTTGGTTTTCAGATCCTAGCTGTCATTACAGACACCACGAACTTCAAAGACAGCAGAAGGAGTAAGTAAATAGTCTAGCAGATATATGAAGCAGGAAGAGTTGGAAAGCTCTCTTTTACCTTTTAATTCAGTGTCTGACGAGTCCAGTCAGCCACTGAACATATTATTTGTCCCCTCTTGGACCTGCTTGTGCTCTATATCACCCAGCCAGTATCCACTGAGTTGGCAGACTAATGAATAGTGCAAGGATCCCCTTGAAGTAAATCCTGAACAAAAGTCCataaacaacaataaaaatagaaatagttcAACTCCTCTGAAAAATTTGCTTTGTTGAGGAGTATAACATGGCAGGACCTTTATCTAGTAGGTTGATTGGGTTTTGCTTTCATAGTATTTTGAGAAGGCAGATCCCAGTGAGCACTTAACTCTAGTATCAAGTACAGCAGAATTTATCAAAGCATTCAAGGCAGTGGCAGAAGGGTTCAGGTTGAATGTCTGTGATGGAAAAAAGAATGTGTCCGCAGTGTATCTATCACAAGAAGAACAAACACCTGCAGGGACAGCACCAAAGGGCTTTGTCTAACTTGAAAGAGTTCTCTCAGTGTGAGCCCGAAAAGGGCATCTTTGAATGAAGACAAAGGGTTCCTTTTCCAGTTGTTCCcctaatctttatttttttctgcctatcTGTAGGTAAAAGCTGTTGCTCCAGAACACGTGTCACTGTATTGGTTGCTGTGATAATCCTCCTACTGGTCTTAGCAGTGTGTCTGATACTCCTGTGTAAGTCCTGCTAAAAAATGTAATAACTGCAATTAATTTGTGACTTTCACCCACTGACTGGCATCTAAGTCATGACATCCAAAACCAGTAGCAACAAAAGGCTAGTTTGAAGGCACAGGACAGTAGTTTTTAGCCAACTGTGGCCATAAGAGGAAATCTGTAAAACGGTCAAGCGGTTTGAAAGTTTAaaattccaaaaggaaaaaaagccaaaatccaattaaaaaatTGACAATGTTCATAcaataaataattcattatacaaacattttaaagaaacaagtcAAGATTAGATAATGTCTATTAGTATTATGATTGTTATCTGTGAGAATATTTCAAGGTGATGATCTTGTATCATGTCACCAAGATGTCCGTAATaccaaaaatctttaaataaatatgaataaagGCTCATTTGAAAGAGGTGGCTAAGTCACAACTTAAAGGAATATGTTTACACCTTACTCAAATAAAAGCCTAGCACTAGGTCTCTCTGCATATATATCACTAGGTTCATAACAATCtttgaaatacataaaaagataatttttttagaaagaaagtaTTCTTagagccattaaaaaaaaatacaaaatttaattGAGTCATGTGGTACTTTCCTTTGAATATTTTCAAGGaatcatttttaaatttcagatgtggttgcttgtttcttttcatccttTGATAGTTGAGCAAGCTTAAGACGTTTCCACAATCAATCACACTCCAGTCCCAGAGTTTGCCACCAGAGATGCACATGGAGAAACTCTTTGTGAAGACATGCCAAAACCTTTGATCCATGGAACTTAAAAAATAGGGTTAGGGAAGgtaattgttttctctttttcaaggCAAAGAGTAAATGACAGATGTCTGATAGTGCTCTGACctttataaaatgtaaaataccaTAGGAAgggcaaaattttaaaaaacacaacatAACAAGGTGAAATTACCAGCATTTAATAGAGCTTTAAATCAAGAGTTGAATGAGGAGTCATTAGACTTGTTTCAGTTATAGTTACTTTGTTGGGTTCAGTACTGCCTCAGTGAACCAAAAAAATACTCCTAAGAGACTTGAGATCTAGATCAAGCTTGATgttgtggttcagccccagctgacAGCTGAGCACCACTCGGCCGCTttctcacccctccccccaccagtgggatgggaaggagaatcagaagaaaaaagtaaagctcgtgggttgggataaggacagtttactaggacagcaaaggaagaggaaaataacaacaacagtacttagaatatacaaaacaggtgatACACtatgcaatttgctcaccacccagaggCTGATGCCCAGCTCATCTCCGAGCAGTgacccctcctccctggccagctcctCCCCTTATAtagtgagcatgatgtcatatggtatggaacatccctttggctactttgggtcagctgtcctgtctgtgctctcccagctttgtgtgaaaattaactctatcccagccgaaaaccACGACACCTGAGAAACTAAAtcaaattagtttttaatttcaatAGCATAGTTTTCACTGTTGCcattttggttgttttatttctaagaCTTAATGagttttttatattgttttgttttgccaaaTATACCGTTGTTGATGAACAGCTTGTTTAAATGAACTAAACTGTCACCTCTTGATATTGCTCCATCATACAAGAGGTCTATAAGCCAGAAGGCATAGaacatttctgttcattaaaaTGACCACAATTTTACTCAGCGGAACCTGACCAaaaatttttatgatttttatacTAGTgtcatattattttcttttttttctggagaaaaaattTATCTGCCAGTAAGTAAAAAAATTGGCCCTGCAGTTCATGAGCTGGTCTTGCAAGAACAGGCCGATCTGACTTTGTTTCAAATGCGTCTTCATATGAATTAaatttgctcttttctgaaaCCAGGAGTTGATATCCAGCCTCAAGATATATGCATAGTAATGCATATATGCATGAAAAACATATgatttcaaacagatttttctgttttatttttccttgttgctCTAGGGATTCGGTAAAAGGCAAAGAAATCCTTAATGTTCCAATTAGCATATGACTAAAGCACGATAAAACTCAGTGTTAAGTTGCTCCAGTTAGAAAATACCACATTGTTACTTTGTTAGGTTTCGGTGCCTTTGAACCATTTTCAGTAATGCTGCTGTCTGAATCTCTCAGGCAGATTTCAGAGGTAAAGGTGACAATATTCCAGGAGAAAATCTGGACCCACCATTTGTGTGTTGTAAATTGATTTCTGTCCAGTAGGAGAATTAGTAGGGTCGTGTTCATTTTTGTAATGCATACCAGTATGtattcatttctaatttttcatagaaatatatgctttaaaaatatgttaggTAGTTTTAGTACCAGTATTTGGTACTATTATATACTAAGGACTTCAGGGTAAACTTGCAAGAAGTAGTTCAAGCTTCCACCCACAGGCTCAGGCTATATGCAAAACCCAGCTTCTTCATCTTCTCCCTGACATTTGTTCATATAATGTTTCTGAGAACTTTTCCTGAAGAGTAAATTCTGTTTCCCCCTCTTCCAAACATGTCGTTGCTTCTTCAACTTCTCAATCCCCAGCTTTAACTTCATTATTTCCACCATGATTATCTGTTTTAATACTCTATAAAATATAATGCGTACTCTATCTTGTGCATCTCTGTATACAAGTTTGAATGTAATTCTACATACCAGAGCTTtaagaacatttgttttcaaatgtccAGACAGACAtctttccttgtttgttttgttttgttttgttttgttttgttttgttttgttttgttttacagtgaTATCTAAGACTCACTTTCCCTATACCAATATATCGGAAGTTAATCCCTAAAAGGAACAGGGCAAACCATACAATTTAGTCTTCACAAAATTAGACTTTTATTGATCAACTTTGATCTTTGAATTGCAAACGTTAAAATAGTATTATACATTGCCAGCATTTGGGTTTAGGTGCTacagagaaacttttttctCACAACTCCAAAAGTCTCGTTCTTGCTTGCTATCAGGAAAGAAATGTAGATTAGTAGGACTTCCTAGGCAGTGTGTTTTTGAAGTCTATAGTGGCTTTTACATTTCATACTTCAGCAATTTGTAAAAGAGTAGTTCAACAACTGTGTTGCACTAGGAGATGCAAACTCATTATGATTCCAGTAAAAAAAAGGCACTCAGACTCTGTATTTATTAGCACTATTTATTagcaggaccctacacttgcccgtgttgaatttcatatggttcctctccacccaactctccagcctgtccaggtctcgctgaatggcagcgcagccttctggtgtatcggccactcatccaacccacacttcctaagcttgctaacgAGGATGTTACGagagatggtgtcaaaagccttgctgaagtcaaggtagacaacatccactcTCTTCCTTCATGTACTCAGCCAGTCgtgccatcatagaaggctatcagattggtcaggcatgatttcaccttggtgaatccatgttgaccgCTCCCGATaatctccttctcctccacacgCTTATTGATGACCCTTAGAAtaagctgttccatcacctttccagggatggaggtgaagctgactggcctgtagtcTGAACACTGTTGTCTCATTTCGGCCTGGGGGAACGTTAGACCAGCTTCCAGCTGGGGCACAGCTGTGCTCTGCATGAATATCTCACCTCAGTTGTTTGGGGTAGGAGCAGACAATGAGCACAACTCCAAGCTGTGTGGGAGCACGCTTAACCAAGAACAGATTGGCTTGGGCACTGATCTTTCAAAGAGGGCTCTTATTTCTTATTGCTATAGTTACGCGTATACTGTACACCACATTTACTGCAATGCTGAAAACGTGTGGagcattttttcttaagtttcaGAGTTAGGATCTTTGGAAATCTGCTCCATAGTATGGTACTatagttttggatttttttcaatggAGGAGCAAAAAGGTGAGGAGTAGGCATTCTGTGTGGGGTGATGGTGGGGGCCAAGAGGTCCAGAAGAGCTCTGACAGAGTATGGCAAAACGGTCAGCCATTCAAAGCAGAAATTGTATGCTTATTTCCAGATTATCCAGCTGCAAGCAGCTCACCTCACTCAAAAATAGGTACGTAATCCTCTGTCATTGAAAAAACAGTTTCCAGAAGCCTGCTAGATTGCCTTTgaaggggaggcaggggggCTGTCTAGattttattcagaagaaaaaaaacaaacaatctgACAGCTCAGGAATAAACAACCTAATCCTGTACACTCATAGGATGAGCTCTCGAGGCCGGAGACGTTTCACATTTTCATCTTATTTAAAAGCAGTGCTTGGTCAGCATGGCATTACTGTTCCAGAGGGCAGAACTGATTACTCTCTCATGCTAGTGCAGAGGAGCCCATGGCTAGGTGAACGGACATGAATATAACAGTCCCTTAGGTATCATAGCACTGTAGTGAGCATGATGGATCAATGTGTGTGTACTGCTTTTCAAATACCCCTCCATTCTTAGCATTTTAACTAAGTGCAATCCCCTTTTGCTGTTTAAGAGCTGCTGGATAACCAACAAAGCTATATCAAGCAGTCCCTGTCTCCCTGAATCATCCCTTTCCAGGTCCCTGTTTCCTCCCGGTACCCTGCCTGGCAATGGAAAGtaatgttctttctttcagtAGCATAATTATTGCCATATTTTGCAGCAGGcaaataaaacttttgaaaactgaaagctgctgtttgCCCTGGCCATTTCTGTTTATCTCCTGAGCAAAGATTTAGAAGGCAGGATAACGTTATCTGTGATTCTACTTCTCTGACTTGTGTCCAGTAACTCTTGGGCTGGCATTAGCTACGGAGACTGGCAGGGAGCCCTGGAGGCCTGGTGAAAACAATGAGCAGAACCACACAGGTACTTTTCTGGCTGTAACTTACTCTCTTACCTTTCCCTTGTAATGGGATCATTTTGTTAGTGTGAACATGGATTTTTCCACACCTGTTGTTCCCTCCTGCAGGCTGCCCCCAACACTGGCAAAAAAATGAGGGAAGATGCTACTTCTTTTCcgaaaagatggaaaaaaaagactggaatGCCTCCCGTAACATATGTACTAAGATGAAGTCAGACCTAGTGATCATTGACAACGAGGAAGAACTGGTGAGATCTAAATTCATGGGGCTGTTTCCAGGGTTGCTTGACCTGTATGAGTTACACTTGTGTCTTCTCATGTTAGATGTCTTTAGGGGTCTATAATCTATTGCTAGACATATACACCAAGCACTTCTGTATGGTAGCAAAAACCTCCACAGTAAGATGCATCTTGATGGTTGAAGTCTTGCATCTGGAAGCTTCTCTTGCCAGGCATGCTCCCATGGGAAGGAGCAAACTCTCTGCCTAACTGACTTATGTTTTAAAGAGATTTAGCACACAAACCAAGACCAAACAAGTTGAACAGACATTGTGAGAGCCATTGCTTTGAAAAGGCTTTCTCATCACAATCAGAATAGGAGAGTATCTCCAGGTATCAAGTCATACCTGGCTAACTACAATGTATAGCTTTAATGGTATCACAGGTGTATTATTCTATTTAGTCTATTCCTAAGAAGCCCCAGGAAGAGAGAtgagattaaataaaaatggaaaaactcaGCCTCTGAAGCTGTGGAAAGAGATGGTGTGGCTGGATGCACACTGTACTTTCTGTGTTGGCTATTTAGCACTATGTTTTCTGTGTACCTCTGGTgaagaaaatctaattttaatgtattaacattgtttctttcctttctagAAATATCTTCAGTCACAATCAGAAGGTCATTACTACTTACTTGGTCTCATACGCTCTAAGAGAGAGAACACGTGGAAGTGGAGTAACAACGTGGAACATAACACAAGCATGTAAGCTCATTCCAGCAAGTCACTGTGATGCAACGTctggaaacagttaaaaaaaaaaaaaaaacccagagctaACAACAGGGAGTACAGTGATCTGTAGCAACCTGATTCCTTGAGATTCAGGTGCTTCAGCACATTCCTGTGACAAGTCAAAGGGAGCCTGTAAGTGACGTGGGAACACAGGCATGTCACTTCAGATGGCAAGAGAGGACACAGCTGTAGTTctggtggggaaggaggaaccTGACTAGATGGAGTTCAGTGGAGAAAGTAAGGATATACCTGGCAGGGACGAGAGAGAGTGTGATGTCAGCATCATTGAATGGAGGCTACCAAAGAAGGGAAAGGTCTCTGGATGGGAAAGTATAGCCCATATACTTTTGTTGAAGCCTGGGGAAGAAAGTAATGTGGGGGAGACTCCAACAAGGCAGCTTCTAATCCCACTAATCCCACTGACAATAATATAGTTTAACAGCAAGTCCAGGAGTCACTCTGTCTTTCATGGAAGTGATAATGATTGCATTGCATCCAGCTAGGTCAGGAATGCAACTAAATCTGACTTTCTCTGCCTGTTCAGGTTTAATATAGAAGGAGATACTACTTACTATTCCTGCGCTGTCATTGGATATGGCAAAGTACAAACTGCATCTTGTGATGGATCCATAACAACACAAAATATGTGTGAAAAAGCTGCAGATGTTTCAGAATGGCAGAAGGAGAGCTAAAAACAAGAGGTCCAGGCAGGAATGTTATCCCCAGCTTCCTGTAGGAATGGCAGATGGGATTTACCTCATTTATCTTCAGCTGTCTAAATATCTAGTCAAAGGGACTCTTACAGGCTCCCTCTAGAGACCTTGCAAAGCTTAGCACGCTCTTTCCCAAGATGGGTGTCTGAGACTGGATGGATCCCTCTCCAGAGGAGCTTGTATTTTCACACATTAGGAAGCTGGGTGACTTGCTCATACCAGATGCCAGACTTTCAGGCAGCCACTGTTAGATGATACGAGTCCAACCTCGGTGATAGGTGCGATCACAAACAGATCATATATCTCATAGGCACGTGCATACATACCTGtacattcacagccctgcttgTGCACAACGAGACACTTCAAAGCCTTGCCATGCACTGCTCTTCCCTGCAGCCACAAGCAAAGATTAACACGTATTTATATTGCATATCCTGTTAGAAAAGTGCAATCACACTCATTGTCATTTGTCATAGATATGATCGACAGAACAAAGTCAAATGTGTATAAACCTTACTCTGTAAAAAGCTGTCTCTGTTAAAAAACCACACTGCATACCAGACCCTGTGGGGCTAAAATGTGATTCACCAAAACAGAAATGATCCTGCACCACAGCTCTGTGCATAGAATCACCACTAGTCCTATGTAGGTCAGGGAAAGTATATCAGATTTAGACCTAGCCctgaacaggaggaagagcagtAGAGAGCACAAGCCTGAAAAACAGAGTCACAATAATAGCTTCAACTGGACAGAAAATAGTCAAATCAAAACCACAGTTATCTGTGAAGAATCTGGTGAGAAGTATGAGTGACCTACAGAGAATGACGACACAGAGGactctcttgtttttcttggataatgaccaaagaagaaaatcatgCATTCAGGTTTTTGCTGCACAGAAAAGTTAGAGTCAACACCAGAAACAGGTGGTACCAGTAGAGCAGAGACGTGATCAGCAAATAGTGAATATTACCAAAGATCTTCCAATGTGCTTCAGCAGCTTTTGGGACACTGGGGCTTTTGTGACTATGAGGATTATCATTCTTACCATGTCCTTTGAGGCAGAATCATTCCCACCTAAAATGGTGCCATTCATGGATCTCTCCTTCATCTGCAGGACAGAGAAAGCCCTGTGAATTCCTTGATGAAGTGATAGTGATGTCATGCTTtctcattaggaaaaaaaaaaaggttttgcttaATCAAAGAATATCTACTCAGAAAGTTGTGGCCAAGGGTAGTGAAAATGGAatcaaacagggaaaaaactcTCTTATTCTGACTTCAAAGCACATTTTGATGTCCCTCAGACAAGCAATACTTCTCACTGCCCTCATCCATCAGGACTCTTTAGAAACATATTTGTATTTCCCCCACTGACCAAAGTAAGAATATGTAGTTGTAACAGAATAATATCAATGGCAGCAACCAGAAcctaaattattatttcaggaGGAAGCTATGCTAGAGAGGCTATTTGTTTGTGCTCAATTTACTGGGCTCTATATTGTGTTATGGAGCAGTCTGGAGGAGGGCTGCCCTTGTATTTTCCTATTCCAGCTGCTTTCCTTTGATCAGGTGGGCTCTGCTGAAGGTGAGAGGCAGAGAAATCTCTCTTCCCTGGGAGCCACTGGTCCTAGGGGGAGTTTGAAGACTTCAGCAAGCAGCAGATCCAAGCAACTATGCATCAGAGGTGACAGAAAAAGGGAAGCTGCCCTAGGGCCACTGTGGAACTACATGAAGTCCATCAAACCCAGAAAGCCACAGAAAGTCACAGGACTAAGGAGCAAACACTGCTTACAAGGAAATCCCTAACAAAGGAGGAAGTTTGATTTGAggtgatttattttctctgcttctgtgctttcttttttcacaaaattatctttttctgattttgttatcttagtttttaaataaaccttAAGTTTACACTTTGGGATTCTTTTATTATCTTTCGGCATGCCCACTGCAAGGAAAAGGTGAAACATTTCACACTGACTTGGTCAGGGTCTCATCCTGATGCCAAGGACAGGGAATCCCGAGTTTGTAAGAGCTGTCTCCTCCACTTTTAGCTGTGATGCAGATCACATAAAAATTCTCCCCCTGCACAGTTTGATTTTAGTTAACCGGAATGATCCCTTCATGAAAGTATCAACAAGCAGAGCGAAGTGGCTGAATACatgctaaaaagaaaatgtgtgtgtgtgtatgcatacaCATGGACACAAATATACACATTAACGCTCTGTAAAGCTTCCTTAGTTAAACCTGTTTGCTGATTAAGCTCTTCCCACATTCCATGTTAAGGAGGTGCtattctgaaaagaagaaaaagccaatgtttcctttcctgctgaATCAACTGCTAGATGAGGAGGAGGACCCCGGGAGAAGGATCATTTCCAGCATAGGAAATGCAAGTTTCATCCATACagggttttgttggttggttgggttttgtttgaagtttttgtttgtttttcctaccCCAGTAATTTACACTTGAGCATGTTGAGTACATACCAAATCTTTGGAGAACAAGTTACCAGACTCTACCGAGTCCCTAATGAGCGTGTACAAACTGACATATAGGGAGGCTGTATGTGGGGGAAAGGGTAATTTCCCTATCAAAATTATAATTTCCATTGGTGGAGGTGCTACAAAGTTTCCGTGAAGTGGCTGTATATGTCCTTTTAACATGACTAAgaatgtgcttttttccttatttcagcATTAGAAATAACAGAATTATTGAACTGAGACTTAAACTATACGCATTACTGTTTGCTCCatctataaaaaaagaaaaaacccaaatgtttcTAAAAGTGCCTGTTGATActgaattgcttttaaaaggccaatttttttctctcacctACAACTTGCTTTGTTAAGAAAGGGACCCTTCTGTCAccaaaatccgggaataaacctcgtaacaccaatgtagtgttaaaaggcaggcattctttattgcagcgctggatgcacgggggatagctccacccaacgtgcatgccaggtgatcaccaacacacaggttatgtaggatcaaaacatacatattcatcatttttctcagaaaaggcagtcctatgctaatcatttcttggaatccatttccatattctcctccccgtcacgcatgctcagtgatttgagtcggtggtcctcaagggtctctggtggtcgtcagtggtcttgcacctgtgtccgctggatgaccttcttcatgcaggcatgcgcagtatccttgctgtgggtgcacctgtccataacaacttacttcataagattaatatctccaaacctattgttcagtttggtagggactgtacatggaacatagcagcactgtaccttgccatggtcagttagcttcattacctattaccttggttacaaactaattatctcaacctgattctatggtttctgtttcacggcccctatccccACGgttacatttcccccctttggaagttttgaaataatcaCTTTTCAATACTTCCACTCATATTTTCCTATCCTAGACACATTACAGATGTTCTTAAACTTGTAACCGTAGCATCTACACCCCAGTGCGTCtgctcatgtttctcttttgcaagttcTAACATAACTTGTGGAGTTACTATTACCTGATTttctggtgttacccaccatccttccatattctgagatgcttttaagtGCTCTGCCAATTGTTCATCTAGTTtgctgtatcttgcttttaaatttggaattttcatctgttttactggtactagTGCAAGGATaccttgtcctgcagcctctTTTGCAGCTTTGTCTGCCAATCGATTACCGTCTGATCCAGTTTCTGCACATCTTGTAGgagttgaagaacttcctccttatgCCTTATCGGTGATCCTTGGGCTGataacagtcctctttctttccagatggctccatgagcaTGGATCACCccaaatgcatatttggaaTCCGTCTGtatgtttacccttttcccttctgccatctgTAAAGCCTGCTTTagcgccaccaattctgctttctgcgctgatgtatttgcaggtagtgttcctgactccaataccttgtcggtggtaacaacagcatatccggctattcgccttccctcttgcacaaagttgcttccatccgtaaacagttccagatcaggatccttcaaaggttcgtccttcaggtccggtctgctggaataaacttgttcaatagttaccaagcaatcgtgttccaatttctcagtagg of the Grus americana isolate bGruAme1 chromosome 1, bGruAme1.mat, whole genome shotgun sequence genome contains:
- the LOC129201495 gene encoding C-type lectin domain family 5 member A-like isoform X4 codes for the protein MSENVIYAELNLTDSSRPRLQKITDVQGSIYAEVKVQSLDRNAAASYTSSGKSCCSRTRVTVLVAVIILLLVLAVCLILLYYPAASSSPHSKIVTLGLALATETGREPWRPGENNEQNHTGCPQHWQKNEGRCYFFSEKMEKKDWNASRNICTKMKSDLVIIDNEEELKYLQSQSEGHYYLLGLIRSKRENTWKWSNNVEHNTSMWALLKVRGREISLPWEPLVLGGV
- the LOC129201495 gene encoding C-type lectin domain family 2 member F-like isoform X3 — encoded protein: MSENVIYAELNLTDSSRPRLQKITDVQGSIYAEVKVQSLDRNAAASYTSSGKSCCSRTRVTVLVAVIILLLVLAVCLILLLTLGLALATETGREPWRPGENNEQNHTGCPQHWQKNEGRCYFFSEKMEKKDWNASRNICTKMKSDLVIIDNEEELKYLQSQSEGHYYLLGLIRSKRENTWKWSNNVEHNTSMSFNSNFQPCTTLRDALPLTEICQSSLLSHKSTPQLHLAIAVTSFLQQEFHNGIQ
- the LOC129201495 gene encoding C-type lectin domain family 5 member A-like isoform X1, with the translated sequence MSENVIYAELNLTDSSRPRLQKITDVQGSIYAEVKVQSLDRNAAASYTSSGKSCCSRTRVTVLVAVIILLLVLAVCLILLYYPAASSSPHSKIVTLGLALATETGREPWRPGENNEQNHTGCPQHWQKNEGRCYFFSEKMEKKDWNASRNICTKMKSDLVIIDNEEELKYLQSQSEGHYYLLGLIRSKRENTWKWSNNVEHNTSMSFNSNFQPCTTLRDALPLTEICQSSLLSHKSTPQLHLAIAVTSFLQQEFHNGIQ
- the LOC129201495 gene encoding C-type lectin domain family 2 member B-like isoform X5, yielding MSENVIYAELNLTDSSRPRLQKITDVQGSIYAEVKVQSLDRNAAASYTSSGKSCCSRTRVTVLVAVIILLLVLAVCLILLCCPQHWQKNEGRCYFFSEKMEKKDWNASRNICTKMKSDLVIIDNEEELKYLQSQSEGHYYLLGLIRSKRENTWKWSNNVEHNTSMSFNSNFQPCTTLRDALPLTEICQSSLLSHKSTPQLHLAIAVTSFLQQEFHNGIQ
- the LOC129201495 gene encoding C-type lectin domain family 5 member A-like isoform X2; this encodes MSENVIYAELNLTDSSRPRLQKITDVQGSIYAEVKVQSLDRNAAASYTSSGKSCCSRTRVTVLVAVIILLLVLAVCLILLYYPAASSSPHSKIVTLGLALATETGREPWRPGENNEQNHTGCPQHWQKNEGRCYFFSEKMEKKDWNASRNICTKMKSDLVIIDNEEELKYLQSQSEGHYYLLGLIRSKRENTWKWSNNVEHNTSMFNIEGDTTYYSCAVIGYGKVQTASCDGSITTQNMCEKAADVSEWQKES
- the LOC129201495 gene encoding C-type lectin domain family 5 member A-like isoform X6; the encoded protein is MSENVIYAELNLTDSSRPRLQKITDVQGSIYAEVKVQSLDRNAAASYTSSGKSCCSRTRVTVLVAVIILLLVLAVCLILLCCPQHWQKNEGRCYFFSEKMEKKDWNASRNICTKMKSDLVIIDNEEELKYLQSQSEGHYYLLGLIRSKRENTWKWSNNVEHNTSMFNIEGDTTYYSCAVIGYGKVQTASCDGSITTQNMCEKAADVSEWQKES